CTTTGGCGCGACGAATGCCCTAGATGGAAAGATTCAACGGTTAGCTGTTATTATTGATAAAACAGGAAAAATCCTCGAAATTGATAAAGAGGTCAACGCAAGCACACACGGTGCGGACTTAGTTGATTTCTTCAAAACTTTGGAAACGTCAAATTAATTGATGGAGTATAGCGACTTATCAACAATTCCGGCACGTATCGCGTGGGGTACCTCTGTTCTTTTTAGCCCATTTTTGGTCCCAATTGCAACCGCTGTGGGTGTTATTCAAAAACACGCGGCTCCGCAAAATGCACTCCGCTGGTTGGCAATTGTTGTCCTATTTGTTACCGTGCTACCGGTACTCTCAATTGCGGTGATGGCGCGGTATGCTAAAGTCAGCGATCTGCACTTGCATAACAGGGAAGAACGACTCCTTCCTCTATGCTTTACACTCATCAGTATGGTTGTAGGGACTGTCCTACTGCATCAACTGGGTGCGGCACGGGAAATCGTCTGGGCAGGCATTGCTTATATTGTAAACAGTGTAATTTTTTCCGCAATTACCCCGATGTGGAAAATAAGTTTTCACAGTAGTGTCGCCACGGGTTGTGTCACCGTCCTCGTCATGCTCGTCAATCCGCAATTCGGTTGGCTCTTTCTGCTGACGCCGCTAATCGCTTGGGCGCGGGTTTACCGAAAGCGACACACACTTCTCCAAACCGTCGTCGGCGCAGTGCTCGCTGTGGGCAATACGGTCCTCATTTTGTATATGGCAAAACTGGGGGGGCACAGTTAAAAGATAAGAACATCCATCTTTACTATAGAAGCGCGTCTACGCTATCAAATGTTAGTCCACACTTCAGGCTCACATCATCGCGGATGTTTTAGCGGTGGTAGGTTATCCCAATCACACTCAAGGCAGAAAATGCCTTCCCTGCCGAGTTGGCGTACACGCCCGCCACACTCTGGACACTTTATAAGGCGAACGGAGTTCGCTTCTTCGGTACTCGGTGGAAACATGAGCAATTGCTCTATCGGCACAGCTTGCCCCTGTTCCCCCACGAGTTCCAATTGTACATTTTCAATTATATCGCGGGTATCCAGTTTAAACGGTGGCGGTGAATTTCGAGTGAGATTGATAAAATCGCTACGGTAGACCCGAATTGTGTCATCCTCCCGTACTTGCCGTATAAAGAGCGTATATTTATCCGGTGCTACCAAATAAGCTGCAGTATCCAAAATGTATCTGCGCGGTTTGATTGCTATTTCGTATCCCCCGTAGTGCAGGATAGAAGGACTTGTATCAGGCTGCATCTGGCAGATTTCAAAGAGCTCGTGAGATCTCGACGCTGAAAGAATCAAGGCATATTGTCGACAAGGATATTGGGAGAGAGGTCCAAACGGTAGAAAAGCCGCTGGTTCCGCATTATCGCGGAGGAACCCAACAAAAGTTGTATAAGCGTTCTCAGTGGCTTCCTGCAAGATTAATTGACTTAACCGCCGAGGCTGCGCAGCCCGCTCTATGTCGGTACGGCCAATTTCCCGCGCGTAAAGCTCTACCTGTACATCGACATCAACAGACTGGTTTTCAGCATTGATACGTTGTAGACGTTCCACCGGTTGGTCCGCGATTTTTAAAATAAAAGGTAACATAGCAACCTATACAGACTCCTTAAACGAAGGATGTAACAAGTTTAGCACACATTCTGATTTTTGTCCAATCAATTGTAACGGATTTACGTTTAACTGAGACTGAAACAGCCGTCTATCGCAAACAGCTACAGAGGACGAGCGTGACACCTATGAACTTTTAGTAGCACAGATTCACGTTGTATCTCTTTTCGTCCTATGTTATACTAATTCAACCAGAAATAGAAAGGATACACACCATGTCAGGACACTCCAAATGGTCAACAATCAAACATAAAAAAGCAGCAAACGATTCCAGACGCGGCAAACTCTTCTCAAAGTTGGTGAAAGAGATTACCGCCGCAGCGCGCACCGGTGGTGGGGACGTGGACATGAACCCAAGACTCCGCACCGCAATTGCGACAGCAAAATCAAGCAACGTCCCCAATGATAACATCGAGAAAGCTGTACTTCGAGGTACCGGTGAACTTGAGGGTGAAACCTACGAGGAAATCCTTTATGAGGGCTACGGACCCGGGGGCGTCGCAGTCATGATAGAAGTTTTGACCGACAATCGCAATCGGGCGGTCGCAGACATTCGACACGCCTTCACTAAACACGAAGGAAGAATCGGTGAGCGTGGATGTGTCGCATGGGGCTTTGATAAATGCGGATTGATCGTCGTTACGCCTGATAGTATTGATGAAGAAGAACTGTTCCTCATCGCCGCTGAAGCTGGTGCTGACGATGTAATCGCCTCTGAAACAGGTATGGAAATCGTTACACCCTTTGATATGTTCGATAGCGTCTTAACCGCAGTTCAGGAAACATCCGCTGAACTCCAACTCGCTGAAATTAGTATGATTCCGCAAAACACCGTACAACTTGATGGTAAAGAAGCGGAACGGATGCTTCGTCTTATGGATGCTCTCGACGAACTCGATGATGTCCAGAAAGTCTACGCCAATTTCGATATTCCTGATAACCTTTTAGAAGCCGCAGCTTAACTGCCGCATATAGCCCGCGACCCTTTAACTATCAGTCGTAGGAGTGAGTCCTGCTCACCATTCTCAAGTTGTTTGGCAATGGTATAATTAAAAATTCTTCACAGCATCAAAAACTTAGTCCGTAATATTGTCCCGCAGGTTTCCTCTATAGGCTTGCGCCAAGAGGACGGCTCTATGGGAAGGGACATCGAATGCAAAACCCACCTCATCCAACCGCAAGGAACAGTAAAAAAATAATTCTTGGCATTGACCCGGGCATTGCGAATACTGGATACGGCGTGGTTGAATCCCACGCCAACCGTCTCATCTTACGCGATTTTGGAAACATAAGGACAAGTCCCCAAACAGCATCGGAGATGCGGTTGAAACAGATCTACGATGCTATAACCCGTTTGATTGCCAAATTCGTTATTGAGAGTGTAGTACTTGAGGATGTTTTCTTCAGCAAAAAGGTAAGCGTTGCATTCACGATAGGCGAAGTTAAAGGCATCGTGAAACTTGCAGCAGCGAACGCGGGCTGCTCGGTCGCACTCTATACACCAACTCAGGTTAAACAAGCAGTTGTCGGTTATGGGAAAGCCACAAAGTCTCAAATGCAAAAGATGACACAAGCATTGCTTAAACTCAAGGAACCACCGCGCCCAGACCACGCTGCAGATGCGCTTGCCCTCGCACTATGCCATGCCCGCTCTTACAAAGTTTTGCAACTCCGCGAAAAATATATGCAAAGGAAAAATTAAAATATGGCTATCAGCCGTCAGTCGTCAGCAATCAGCAAAGAGGGAGTGTTAACCCCCAAACCCGTAGCCTGCAACAATACGCAGAAACGCCCAAGCAAAACCTCCAAACAAAAACACGCAGGCGGATTTGAGGATCGCACGTAAAAGTTCAGATGCCCGTTGTTCCTGTGCAAGGTTTTTAATTTATGGTCTTGATACCGCTCCACTCCGATTACGCTATGTTCTTTGAGGTTCCTAAACCGTGAGCCTGCAACAATACGCAGAAATACTTTCTTCGCATTGGATTTTAGCGTTCGCAAAAACACGCAGGCGGATATACGGGAAAGCACATGAAGATCCCAACCCACCTAACCGAACCACAAGGAAAAATTAAAATATGATTTCTTATATTAAAGGAGTTCTCGCAGATAAAGAAACAACACAGGTCATTGTAGATGTAAATGGCATTGGATATACGATCGACGTGCCACCGAGGACCATAACAGATCTACCACGGATAGGTGATCCCGTTACGCTTTATACACACTACCATCAAAACCGCGACAACAAAATTACACTTTACGGATTCACTTCAAAGGATGCCCTCAAAGTTTTTGAATTGGCTCTGACTGTCTCTGGTGTAGGACCAGCCCTCGCACAAAACATCGTTGCACGGTTATCCCCTGCACAATTCCAACGCGCCGTCCAGCGCGGAGATTCAACGACCCTCATGCGGGTCCCACGCTTAAGCAAAGATATCGCCCAAATCATTATCACCAAATTGAAAAAGAACATCATGAAGATGCAACTCGAAGGTGCCACCGAACTTGGAGAAACTGGATCTCTAAATGTAGAAGTGATCACAATGCTCGTCAACCTCGGTGCATCGGAACTCGAAGCCGAACAAGCCGTTGAAAAGGCACAACAGGTCCTCGGTGCGTCAGCACAACGAGAAAACCTAATTGCGCAGGCACTCCGATATATCCGAAATTAAACCAGGATTATTGTGATTTACCATGATACAATGAATCATAAAAATCAGAGTTCAGACTTTTTCTGATAACTTGTCCCTATTAGGACCCCAAAATGGATAATCACGAAATACCAGATTTCTCTGAGATGCAAGATGAAGAGGATGACTTTGGATATAGCCTCCGTCCGGAGACACTGAGCGAATTTATCGGACAGGAACAAGCCAAAGAACAGCTCCGCATTCACATCGAAGCCGCCAAAAAGCGTGGCGATGCGTTGGAACACGTTCTCCTTGTCAGTCCACCGGGGCTTGGGAAGACGACGCTTGCCAAAATTATTGCTAATGAAATTCAGAGTAACTTCAAACAGGCGATCGGTCCCGTTATGGAACGCCTTGACCTTGCCTCAACCTTGACGAACCTTGAGCGGACTGACATTCTCTTTATTGATGAAATCCACCGGATGAAAGGGCATGTGCAAGAATCGCTCTACCCAGCGATGGAAGACTATAAACTCGACTTAACGATTGGTCAGGGACCCGCATCAGATGTTGTGCAACTTCAACTCAAGCCCTTTACACTTGTCGGGGCAACGACGCGCGAAGGATTGCTTGCCGGTCCCTTCCGAGATCGATTCGGCATCCGTATTCACCTCAATTACTACGAGGCAGAAGATATCCAGCAAGCCATCCGCATTAATAGTGCGAAACTCAACATTGATATCGATGAAGACGCAGAATACGCCTTAGCTTGCCGCTCGCGTGGCACGATGCGAATCGCAAATAAACTCCTCGCCAACGTTAGAGACTATGCCCAAGTCAAAGGCGGTGGTACACTCTCGCTTGAAGTCGCAGAGACAGCACTTGAATTCTTTGGCATTGATGAACGCGGATTAAACGCACAGGATTACGCCTATTTTCAGACGCTCATCCAGAAATTCAACGGTCGTGCGGGGCTGAAAGCTCTCGCTGTTGCCCTGAGTGAGGATGAACGCACGATCGCAGAGGTTTACGAACCTTACTATATCAAAGAGGGGTTTTTGATGCTAACGCCGGGTGGGCGTGTCGCGACGGATGCCGCTTATGTGTATTTCGACTATCCTGTAGGATCACAAACATCGCTGTTCCATTAATAGCCATCGGTTATCAGTTAAAAGGTTTTCCTTTGGCAAAACCCTCTTGTGACTCTCACTGCGAGGCAAACTGAAAACTGAAAACTCTAATATGAAACTCACGGATTTTGACTACCATCTACCGCCTGATCGGATCGCGCAAAGCCCACTTCAACAGCGTGATGCGTCACGACTCTTGGTAGTCGATCGCGATACCCGTGCTTTTCATCATACGCAGTTTTCGCAGATTGGGAAATACTTACCCGACGACGCGTTGTTAGTTCTGAACGACACGAAGGTAATTCCGGCACGATTAATTGGGAACAAAAGCGGAACGGGCGGAAAGATAGAACTACTGCTCATCCGCGAAAAAGGTCCAGACACATGGGAGGTACTCGCCAAACCGCGGCGAAGTCTCCACATCGGCACACAGGTTGTATTTGGCAACGGAACCCTAACAGCAGAGGTACTCGCCAAACCGGATGA
The sequence above is a segment of the Candidatus Poribacteria bacterium genome. Coding sequences within it:
- a CDS encoding YebC/PmpR family DNA-binding transcriptional regulator; this encodes MSGHSKWSTIKHKKAANDSRRGKLFSKLVKEITAAARTGGGDVDMNPRLRTAIATAKSSNVPNDNIEKAVLRGTGELEGETYEEILYEGYGPGGVAVMIEVLTDNRNRAVADIRHAFTKHEGRIGERGCVAWGFDKCGLIVVTPDSIDEEELFLIAAEAGADDVIASETGMEIVTPFDMFDSVLTAVQETSAELQLAEISMIPQNTVQLDGKEAERMLRLMDALDELDDVQKVYANFDIPDNLLEAAA
- the ruvC gene encoding crossover junction endodeoxyribonuclease RuvC, whose product is MQNPPHPTARNSKKIILGIDPGIANTGYGVVESHANRLILRDFGNIRTSPQTASEMRLKQIYDAITRLIAKFVIESVVLEDVFFSKKVSVAFTIGEVKGIVKLAAANAGCSVALYTPTQVKQAVVGYGKATKSQMQKMTQALLKLKEPPRPDHAADALALALCHARSYKVLQLREKYMQRKN
- a CDS encoding Holliday junction branch migration protein RuvA, which codes for MISYIKGVLADKETTQVIVDVNGIGYTIDVPPRTITDLPRIGDPVTLYTHYHQNRDNKITLYGFTSKDALKVFELALTVSGVGPALAQNIVARLSPAQFQRAVQRGDSTTLMRVPRLSKDIAQIIITKLKKNIMKMQLEGATELGETGSLNVEVITMLVNLGASELEAEQAVEKAQQVLGASAQRENLIAQALRYIRN
- the ruvB gene encoding Holliday junction branch migration DNA helicase RuvB — its product is MQDEEDDFGYSLRPETLSEFIGQEQAKEQLRIHIEAAKKRGDALEHVLLVSPPGLGKTTLAKIIANEIQSNFKQAIGPVMERLDLASTLTNLERTDILFIDEIHRMKGHVQESLYPAMEDYKLDLTIGQGPASDVVQLQLKPFTLVGATTREGLLAGPFRDRFGIRIHLNYYEAEDIQQAIRINSAKLNIDIDEDAEYALACRSRGTMRIANKLLANVRDYAQVKGGGTLSLEVAETALEFFGIDERGLNAQDYAYFQTLIQKFNGRAGLKALAVALSEDERTIAEVYEPYYIKEGFLMLTPGGRVATDAAYVYFDYPVGSQTSLFH